The following nucleotide sequence is from Zea mays cultivar B73 chromosome 1, Zm-B73-REFERENCE-NAM-5.0, whole genome shotgun sequence.
ACATCGTGGATTCCTCCCGAGCCGTTTGGAAGGCGCTCAGGCTCGATACGGATGTCGGCGAGGTCCACGTCACGTGGTACGACGCCTGAACACGCTACACACCGAGTTGGATGGCCGCCCGACCACGGAGAAATTGGGAACCACGGCGCGCGGTTCTGTCCTACCAATTGTTATCACTACACTCTCCACGTACTTGATAGTGGAAAGGTCGATACGATCGAATAAAACTTCCCTTCCACAACAAATTGTTGCTTGGTATATGTGCTTTATTTCCACCCAGATAAATAAGTCTAGATAGATGGCAATGAACTCCATTTTTTATAGACAACCAAATTGTATGCACGACATGACCATGTTTAGATATGGAAATATTAGACCCTGTCACGCTCCATAGATTCTGCGGGCTCACTGGCAAACCCACATCTCAACAAATTAATGTTATAGCCATGTTCAGGTCGAACATTAACGTGTTCAAGACATGCCAAACAATAACTACTAAAAGTCACCAATAATCCAATTAGCAAATGCATCGTCTATACATAGACATCCACGATCCATACACAAATTGGTTTGTCTGCTTCCTCTCCCTGTGCTCGCGCTCGCTACGTCTGTTGCCTAGCTCCCGCCTACGCACCATCCGCCGCTGTCCACGCACCCACCTAGTCACGATGAGTTTTTATGCACTATTAACTTAATTGGTAAATGTTGAATATGATTTGTCAGGGAAAAGATCAAGGGCCCTTGGGGTCCACCGGTCAAAGAGATCGCACGAGATAAGAACCTCCGAACTACTAGGGGCCACCCATTTTGTCATGGTTTGCAAGACCTTTCACCTCTTTCAGGGAGGTGTGGTAGGATTGACTACGAGATGTTTACAAATGATCTCTCGTGTGTATTAGACTACGATAGAATATCTGGTGGCAATCTCTCGTAATATCTCTCCACCACAGTCCTCACATGTAGGCTCTCTAGGGCATCCTAGTCAAGGCCTAGTCAAGCAAAATGGGGGCCAAAGAGCCTTCTTCTGATCCTATCTGCCATAGCTAATGTCCACACAGTTTTAAATTTGGATCTAAAATGAATTAGATATGGATTTTTATTCATTTTACAACTTTGAGGAATTATGGATAGTTCTTGATGAATTTATAAGGAGTATACGCGTGACCAGTAATATGAAGGTAAAATATAGGAGACATAAGATTTATGTTGGTCCGAGCTCTTCGAAAAGATAATACTCCAAGTCCAGTTCGTTGGTCCCCTATCTTGAGGGACGCCTCCTCATCCTTTTATAATCCCAGAAAGGACATCATGTTTGCTTGACTTTAATTTGTACCGGCTTCTACTGCTTCTATAGTATTTTGTCTATATGGATTGCATCTGCAGTAGTCTGAATAGCTGGGTTTAATTTGAAGCAAACAGCCTGGGGGTTTGTTAATTACAGGATAAAACATATATATACATAGTTTatgtattaggagccctgggctctctTTAGTTGGAGAAAGCCCTGACCGCTCATTCGTCACCCAATATTGTCAGTAAACCTTTTACGCTTTTTTGTAAATAAGTTTATGCTTATTTCGTCCTAACATTATCATATAAAATCGTCTACTATATCCAACCTTCCCCTACGGCTGTTGTGTGCGAGATAACTAGGGTTTCAGTGGCAGCGGTTGCACGACCCTGCCCAGAtccagaagagagagagagacggtGGGGCTGCAGTACGATCTCGTCGGGAACCCATTGGGCGCGGTTCGCGCCACCTTCGAGAGGACGACCGCTGCCGCTGCGGTGGAGTCTGGAGGAGCCGACCCTGTGGCGGTGTTCCGTGGCAAAGACTGGGGTGCCGGCGACCTCTTCCGCTCCTTCCTCCTCGAGCAAGACGATCTTGGCAAGGTGAAGGATCAATCCTTGTCCTTTCTGTTTTCCCCGGTACTTGACACTGATTTGCCTATGGATCTGGCCATTGGGGGTGGCGATTCAAGATATAAATTGACTAGTAGTTGCAGAAATCGTGTCCCATTTAATTTGGATGCATCAATAATCTGCACAAACAAGAACATGTGTTAGGGTTTTCGTATTCTGGGGACTTGGGGAGGAGTAAAGGGTCTCCCTTCTGGTGTACACATTTTCTTATCGTTTTTTGTAAGTGAGGCTTCTAATGCCAAAGCAAAATCAATTCCAGGTTCAGGTGTTGGATTCGTCAAATCTTGGATTGATCAAACCAGACACCCTGGTCCGGTATCGGGGAATGGTTCAGGATATGCTTGGGAATGAGTACTACATTGGTGCTTTCAAGGTACTGGACTAAGGCTCATAAGCTATTGTGGAAACTTCCACTAGTGCCTGCTAAGCTTTTGCACTGTATCATGTGTATGGTGGGTCAACTTGGAGGACAAACAAGTACACTGACTTCTCACCGTACTCAATGCCGCATCCTTGTGATTCACATATTTGGGAGCGCCATCTCTTCCACTGTGTGCCTGTATGTTACTGCTTCCATGGCATTTGTTCTCCATTCCGTAACCCTAAGTTTTTTATCAATTAACAGACCAGCAGATGGAAATGAGAATTCACAAGGATTTGTAACTGGTTTATTGCAGGCACCTGGACAAAATTCTTGGACACTGGAGTCTTCACCAGGACCTGATGTCTGCAGGATGTCGAACTGTTTGGCACCTGAATTAAGAGAAAAGGAAGAGAGATGGAGATGACGATGCCATGGATGTATGTTTTCACATGTTTCTTGTAAATTAAATGCAGCTGCTATTCCTAATACTCACTGTTGAAATGTTGACATTTGCTGTATTTCTATCTTTTGACAGGTTTCAGAAAATGGCCATGGCAATTCTTCATTCAGCAATAAGCCGGTAAGAGTTGACATTTATTTGATTTCAGTCACATTATTAACGGTAAATACTAAATGATCATGTTTGTCTCACGAAGCATATATTCATAATTTCTTATATGTTGATGTGCGTACACCAGAATTTCATAAATGTATATGTATCAGTTTCTTGCTTGTTTTTTTTAATTTGGGAGCTTCATCTAGCAATAACCCTGAATATGATGTCTTGTAATTGCTCCGAATATAGTCAGATATCATAACAAAATAGGACAGTTGATAATCTGATTTAGTTATGCATATCTGCTTATTTTTCTTCTAATGTTGAATTATACGAAGTGGCTATTAATCTGATTTAATCTCTATTCTCTTTGCAGAAGGAAGGTGATGTTCATGTCTCTTCCAGTTCAACTGAAGTGGCAGGAACCATTCCAGAGATGAATGGAGGCGATCATCATATACCTGGAAGCTCCTTTTCATGTCTAGTGAAGGTGATGACCTAGAATTTTGTGAATGAAATACAAATGATCAGATTTATTTGGTTTTGGTTCAGTTATGTTATTAATGATCGACTCCTTTTATCTCTGTTTCAGTTATGTTAATGATGATTGACTCCTTTATATCTTTGTTGCAGATCTATGACATGCTTGGATCTAAATATTTTACAGCTGGTGCACTGTGACGACTCATGACAACATAAAACCTGTGGTTGCATGCAGGGAGTAGGGAAGCCACTGTTGATCTCTTCTTGAAGTCAGCTGGGTATTTGGAATGTGCAGTTCATCATGTACTCATACATATACCACCTCAAATACGCCTTATTAATTCTATTTTTTATTGCATTAATTCGAAGCACTGAACATATGAGTTCACCGtagaagttcagtggtaacattgATGATGACTACGTACTCTTTTATGAAAGCCTTGCCAAAAGAAGATGTCCTTCTCATTGTTTAGTACAAGAATAATTATCTCTTGTATCTTATTGTAAAATCTGAAACATTTGTTCTGTAGATAGTTAGCTTGCATTTTATGCTATAATTACCTCAAATCACGTGGTGCCTTTTTCACCAATTTATGACATCTATTGATAGGTTTTACGCCAATTTACGACATTTATTGATGTGTTTTGCGGCAACCTCATGCGTGGCATTTGCCATTATGAAATAGAtcgacgatttacgctaaaattcatacCCATTTACGATGTGCtattttggttcatgttttaagtttaaatccgcccgagccagaacttGCGCATGATCGTACGCGTGCGATTTTCACGTAGTAATTTAGGCCCCATTCATTGTTACGAAATAGATCGATGATTTATGctattttggttcacgttttacgctgaaatctaCCAGAGTCAGAACCCGTGTACGACGCGcgagattttcacgccgtaagttCGGGGCCTCATTTGCCGTTTTGAAATagatatacgatttacgctaaaattcgtaatcatttacgttgttttggttcatgttttatgctaaaatctgtccgagtcagaacccgatcatgatgggacgcgcgagatttttacgccgtaatttttggGCCGCATTCGCCGTTTCGAAACAGAtctatgatttacgctaaaattcgtaattatttacgctgttttggttcatgttttacgctaaaatctgtccgagtcagaacccgatcacgatgggacgcgtgagatttttacgccgtaattttcggcCCGCATTCGCCGTTTCGAAACAGATCTACGATTgacgctaaaattcgtaatcatttacgctgttttagttcATGTTTTACGGTAAAATCTATCCGAGTAAGAACCCGTGCCCGATGGAACACACGCTGGTACGGGACGTGGCtatacctggctggggcttcctggTACTAATGGAAGGCCAGGGCTTCCATTATATATATACCGGCACTAAAATGCACCCATGTGTATTTTAGTTTGTGGATGCACAAACCCCAATACTCCCTGTCCGACCAGAGCACCTAACACCCCGAGCACGCCTCCCCATAAGAGCACGCCCTTGGCCCTCCTGTACGCGCacctccctgtccccgcgccaccctctcccccgccgccgccgagcgcctccctgtccccgcgccgccgcgcgcctctctgtcagcgcgcctccctgtcccccACCGTCGCGCCTCCCTGACCCGCCGACTCCTTCCTCCGATCCTCTAACCCTAGATCCAtggtgtggtgtgattgcaactgctggtgtggtgtgattgcaaccccgcattaggtgtgattgcaactgctgtataattctacctaaatatctgttaaaaaatgtaaacaaaatgattgcatatgctggtgtggtgtggatgcaactgctgagttgctctgatgtgattgcaagtactgaataactctggtaaattttgttaaaaaaatatgattgcaactgctggtctgatgtaattgcaactgctggtctcgtgtgattgcaacttatataactatgtccaaaaatctgttaaacaaataatgattgcaactgttgtctggtgtaattgcagctggtctggtgtgattgcaacttctatataactatgtccaaaactctgttaaacaaacaatgattgcaactgctgtctggtgtaattgcaactgctggtctggtgtgattgcaacttctatataactatgtccaaaaatctgttaaacaaaacaatAATCGTAGGTTGTCAAATTCATGCTACAGGTTGTTGACGTAAAGTGTCGGaagcgtgcgggagggacgaagacgAAGCGTCGGTTCGGCCTGGGTGGGGCGGTTGGCTCGGATCAGGTGCTCCTGGTGCGTAGGTTCGGCCtgagtgcattctctatattgattgcacccaggtgtaatatataaatacaatatatatatatatttcttttTCTAAGATTTTAAACTTTGGATAAATAATTTTGCAATGATTTGTAGAACATGGGAAATGTATATTGCTGGTGAATACGAACACATGATGTCAGTATGCGTGGATATTTTATGCGTTGCCATCTATACTCGAGTAGCAGTAGGCTAAACCCTTGTACGATTGAGAGAAAAATAATTAAACTTTACCTTGGGTCCTCAGCTAGCACCGCTACCAGAATTCGACTCATTGTCGAGTGCTCGGCGAAATAAGACTCTTGGCAATGACCACGTTTACTGAGAGTGAGACACTCGACATagatggacactcggcaaagtcccctTTCTATGTGTCAAACTCTTGGCATAACGCGACGCtccgcaaagggccgtcagcagccATCTATAGCTGACGACCGTTAACTTTATCAAGCGGCAGACGTTGACACTCGACATAAAACAATCTTCGCCGAGTGTCCcccggcagacactcggcaaagtatattttcatttttttcttcAACAATATTTGAGAATGTTCCGAGAAAGTTGTATTCTTTGCCGTGTGTGTGtcgggggacactcggcaaagaatttaaaaaaaaattaaaacaatctttgtcgagtgcttgccaatgggcactcggcaaaaaacactttgtcgagtgtcagatccaaaacactcggcaaagtatatttttaaattaaaaaatcTATACCGAGTGCTGGATCGCGGGCACTCTGCAAAGAGGTTTTCCATAACCCTGGTGTTTCTTatttctctctctcgctcgcttgCTCGCTCACCACCCCCACACCCACCGCATCACCGCTCGCCGGCATAGCCTACGGCTCACGCCGCCGCGTGCTTCTCCCTAGCCTCGCTCGCGCCCCGCGCACACTCAGCAGTCGCCCCCGCCACCGGCCACACGTCCTCAGCCCCGCCCACTATCCTCGGCACCGACCACCCATAACCACCCCGGAACCACGTCAAGGTAAACTTCCTTTTTTGGTTTACGATTTAGGGTTTAGTATAATTGCTAGGATAATTAagttaattaagatgctttattaATTTAGTATACGATGGTTAATTCCCCTGGTATAGTGAGTATATGATAGTTAAGTACTATTGCTAGGTTTAGTATTGTTTGATAGATGCTTTGTTAAAACTTCCTTTTCACAACAAACTGTTGCATGGTGTATGTGCTTTATTTCCTTATGAAAACATATTCATTTCAGTTCTAAATATATACATACTGACGCCTTTGTGAGTTTGATCTGTTATATGTCAAGCATCATGGCATGACAAATGAAGACCCAGATAAAAAAGTCTAGGTAGATGGCAATGAATTCCATTTTTATAGACAACCAAATTGTATGCATGGCATGACAATGTTTAGATATGGCAATATTAGACCCTGTCACGCTCCATAGGTTCTGACGGACTCACTCGCAAGCCCATGGCACAACAAATTAATGCTATAGCCATGTTCATGTCAAAACGTTAACACGGTGACCATATCGTTAACGTACAAGTCAAGCATCTCATTACACAAATTCAAGACATGTCGAACAAAAATTACTAAAAGTCACCAATAATCTAATTAACAAATGCATCGTCTGTACATAGACATCCACGATCCATACACAAATTGGGGTGTTTGCTTCCTCTCGCTGTGCTCGCGCTCACTACCTCTGTTGCCCTAGCTCCCGCCTCCGCACCATCAGCCGCTGGCCATGCACCCACCTACTCACGATGAGTTTTTATGCACTATTAATTTAATTGGTAACCGTTGGATATGACTTGTTAGGGAAAAGATCCACGGGCCCTTGGAGTCCACAGGTAAGAGAGATCGCATGATATAAGAACGTCCGAACTACTATGGGCCACCCATCAGCGAGGGAGTAGGAGAATCGTCTACCTTTTGTGTGCTAAGATCAGATCAAGCATTTAAGCCCTTTCTCCGTGCGTGTTTATCCATCTAAACTCGCGGTTAATGTTGGGAAACGCTAGGAACGGGTCTAGACCTccccctatatatatgaaggggcaCGGTCGATTGTAGACGCCAACAATCGAACCAAATCAATCTAACTTCCATTCCTATATTTTCATGCCCTAGGAGTAGTAGTAACGTAGCTTTCTTGATCTCCATCTTCGCCTCTATTCGGTTCTACGTCATCTTGGGGCGCCTTGGGTGGCCTATCGACCCCAAGACAACCCTAGGATCTATCCTCCCTGACGGGTCCCTCCCACGGGGCGAAATCCAAATGCTGTTGGCGAACATCGTCGCCCATGcgcacgcgcggactgtccggccccagGCGCGGATCGTCCGACTCGACACAGGAAAGACCTGCTCCAACCGTAgggtcgcggactgtccggtcaTAGGCCGTGAACCGTCCACGCCGCtgtagagagcaccgccaccTGTACACACTAAGTGATTGACGCCAGATCAGCGCCAACATA
It contains:
- the LOC103641558 gene encoding uncharacterized protein, with product MANTKIAVAIAILLALLQVSCAAARRHGKPAHGDHDGNGTPAVMTVNGFERGEDGGGAASCDGSFHSDDKLIVALSSRWYAGGKRCGEAIRITAESGRNREGTGRGRVRLPWRMPQQHRGFLPSRLEGAQARYGCRRGPRHVVRRLNTLHTELDGRPTTEKLGTTARGSVLPIVITTLSTYLIVERSIRSNKTSLPQQIVAWEKIKGPWGPPVKEIARDKNLRTTRGHPFCHGLQDLSPLSGRCGRIDYEMFTNDLSCVLDYDRISGGNLSSRRERETVGLQYDLVGNPLGAVRATFERTTAAAAVESGGADPVAVFRGKDWGAGDLFRSFLLEQDDLGKVQVLDSSNLGLIKPDTLVRYRGMVQDMLGNEYYIGAFKVLD